A genome region from Halorussus pelagicus includes the following:
- a CDS encoding ABC transporter permease, which yields MTDSHHDAPESPREPDAPRRAGYLQLAKAVLYREYLVFVRYPANAIGGIVVSLFFFGLLFYGGRMLAGQALTDSIEGIIVGYFLWTLSVGAYSAISNDIGSEVQWGTLERHVMTPFGFAPVAFLKGVAKLVRTFVTSTVILAAMLLVTRTTLALDVLTIVPVAVLSVASVLGLGFAAGGVTVLYKRIGSWLNLLQFGFIVLISAPAFGIGWTKFLPLALGSSMLQRAMVDGTRLWEFPLADLAVLTGTAVGYVALGYAVFELATRRARRLGVLGDY from the coding sequence ATGACGGACTCGCACCACGACGCTCCCGAGTCTCCCCGCGAGCCGGACGCGCCACGCCGGGCGGGCTACCTGCAACTCGCCAAGGCGGTTCTCTATCGGGAGTATCTGGTCTTCGTGCGCTATCCCGCCAACGCAATCGGCGGCATCGTCGTCTCGCTGTTCTTTTTCGGCCTGCTGTTCTACGGCGGGCGAATGCTCGCCGGGCAGGCGCTGACCGACTCCATCGAGGGCATCATCGTCGGCTACTTCCTGTGGACGCTGTCGGTGGGTGCCTACTCGGCCATCTCCAACGACATCGGGAGCGAGGTCCAGTGGGGCACGCTCGAACGCCACGTCATGACGCCGTTCGGGTTCGCGCCGGTCGCCTTCCTCAAGGGGGTCGCAAAGCTTGTTCGGACGTTCGTCACCTCGACGGTCATCCTCGCCGCGATGTTGCTCGTGACCAGGACGACGCTCGCGCTCGACGTGCTGACCATCGTTCCGGTCGCAGTCCTCAGCGTCGCCTCGGTGCTTGGACTCGGGTTCGCGGCCGGGGGCGTCACGGTCCTCTACAAGCGAATCGGCAGTTGGCTCAACCTCCTCCAGTTCGGTTTTATCGTTCTCATCTCGGCCCCGGCGTTCGGAATCGGCTGGACGAAGTTTCTTCCCCTCGCACTCGGCAGTTCCATGCTTCAGCGCGCGATGGTCGATGGGACCCGCCTCTGGGAGTTCCCGCTGGCCGACCTCGCCGTTCTGACGGGCACGGCGGTCGGCTACGTGGCGCTCGGGTACGCCGTCTTCGAACTCGCCACTCGGCGCGCACGACGACTCGGCGTCCTCGGCGACTACTGA
- the hisD gene encoding histidinol dehydrogenase: protein MNVRKLADLGPDDRRALFDRDAGIEGVREDVRDIVSRVREEGDVAVREFCEEFDGVSVGNLDITDEAERAYDELDDEIRDAIETAAENIRAFHEAQRPEDWRRKFADGRELGRRFRPLERVGVYVPGGAAAYPSSALMGVIPAKVAGVEQVAVATPPAEEMNPVTLAAIHAAGADAVFNVGGAQAVAALAYGTEQIDRVQKVVGPGNKWVTAAKAEVRGDVAIDFLAGPSEVLVVADETADPRLAAADLVAQAEHDPEASVVAVTDDEATAEAIAEEIEAQLPERERSETARKALESDESGVLLARSPSETVLFAEEFAAEHLSIQADDDEEILDRIDSAGSVFLGPYTPVAAGDYASGTNHVLPTTGAAKITGGLSVDTFVRETTVQRLDEGGLDDLSATITTLAEAEGLEGHAESVRKRFED, encoded by the coding sequence ATGAACGTACGAAAGCTGGCGGACCTCGGTCCCGACGACCGACGGGCGCTGTTCGACCGCGACGCGGGCATCGAAGGCGTCCGCGAGGACGTGCGCGACATCGTCTCTCGCGTCCGCGAGGAAGGCGACGTGGCGGTCCGAGAGTTCTGCGAGGAGTTCGACGGCGTCTCGGTCGGCAACTTAGACATCACCGACGAGGCCGAGCGCGCCTACGACGAACTCGACGACGAGATTCGAGACGCCATCGAGACCGCCGCCGAGAATATCCGGGCGTTCCACGAAGCCCAACGCCCCGAAGACTGGCGGCGCAAGTTCGCCGACGGCCGCGAGTTGGGTCGTCGGTTCCGACCGCTCGAACGCGTCGGGGTCTACGTCCCCGGCGGGGCCGCGGCCTACCCCTCCAGCGCGCTGATGGGCGTCATCCCGGCGAAGGTCGCTGGCGTCGAGCAGGTCGCGGTGGCGACCCCGCCCGCCGAGGAGATGAACCCCGTGACGCTCGCGGCCATCCACGCCGCTGGCGCTGACGCGGTGTTCAACGTCGGCGGCGCGCAGGCGGTCGCCGCGCTGGCCTACGGCACCGAACAGATAGACCGCGTCCAGAAAGTCGTCGGGCCGGGCAACAAGTGGGTGACGGCGGCGAAAGCAGAGGTTCGAGGCGACGTGGCCATTGACTTCCTCGCCGGACCGAGCGAGGTGTTGGTCGTCGCCGACGAAACCGCGGACCCGCGACTCGCGGCCGCGGACCTCGTCGCGCAGGCCGAACACGACCCCGAGGCGTCGGTCGTCGCGGTGACCGACGACGAGGCGACCGCCGAGGCAATCGCCGAGGAAATCGAGGCCCAACTCCCCGAGCGCGAGCGGAGCGAGACCGCCCGGAAGGCCCTCGAAAGCGACGAGAGCGGCGTCCTGCTCGCGCGCTCGCCGAGCGAGACCGTCCTGTTCGCCGAGGAGTTCGCCGCCGAACACCTCTCGATTCAGGCCGACGACGACGAGGAGATTCTGGACCGCATCGACAGCGCCGGAAGCGTCTTCCTCGGACCCTACACTCCCGTCGCCGCGGGCGACTACGCCAGCGGCACCAACCACGTTCTGCCGACCACCGGCGCGGCGAAGATAACGGGCGGCCTGTCGGTCGATACGTTCGTGCGCGAGACGACCGTCCAGCGCTTGGACGAGGGCGGGTTAGACGACCTCTCGGCGACGATTACGACGCTCGCGGAAGCCGAAGGACTTGAGGGCCACGCCGAGAGCGTGCGTAAGCGATTCGAGGACTGA
- a CDS encoding extracellular catalytic domain type 1 short-chain-length polyhydroxyalkanoate depolymerase has protein sequence MNCDRRTLIKSAGSAVGVATVLGGVGTAAVSGSYTNHYYSGFDYWKYVPDGVGAGDPLVVMLHGCSQTADQFREETRMNEVADREGFAVIYPDQYNARNGLLCWNWYYDANTTRGNGEAAVIAGMTQETVEAEGLDPDRVYVAGLSAGAAMVPNMLAEYADIYAAGGVHSGLEYDAAETSYGGTTAMSDGGPDPQSQGTQAYESMEDYGITSELPTIVFHGTDDTTVDPINGHQAAEQATQTNDLAADGTDDDGIDYDADVVRDGTSDSYSYTTSEYHDESGDAVVEKWMVEGMDHAWSGGESGGEFTAPGGPDASQILWEFFADKSRG, from the coding sequence ATGAACTGCGATAGACGCACGCTCATCAAGTCGGCCGGTAGCGCAGTCGGTGTGGCGACCGTTCTCGGCGGCGTCGGAACCGCGGCGGTCTCGGGTTCGTACACGAACCACTACTACAGCGGCTTCGACTACTGGAAGTACGTCCCGGACGGCGTCGGGGCGGGCGACCCCCTCGTCGTGATGCTCCACGGCTGTTCCCAGACGGCCGACCAGTTCCGCGAGGAGACGCGCATGAACGAGGTCGCCGACCGGGAGGGGTTCGCGGTTATCTACCCCGACCAGTACAACGCCCGGAACGGCCTGCTGTGTTGGAACTGGTACTACGATGCCAACACTACCCGCGGAAACGGCGAGGCCGCGGTCATCGCCGGGATGACCCAAGAGACCGTCGAAGCGGAGGGACTCGACCCAGACCGCGTCTACGTCGCGGGTCTCTCGGCGGGCGCGGCGATGGTTCCGAACATGCTCGCGGAGTACGCCGATATCTACGCCGCGGGGGGCGTCCACTCCGGACTGGAGTACGACGCCGCCGAAACCTCCTACGGCGGAACGACCGCGATGTCCGACGGCGGACCCGACCCGCAGAGTCAGGGTACGCAGGCCTACGAGTCGATGGAGGACTACGGCATCACGAGCGAACTGCCAACCATCGTGTTCCACGGCACCGACGACACGACAGTTGACCCGATAAACGGCCATCAGGCCGCCGAACAGGCGACTCAGACCAACGACCTCGCCGCCGACGGTACCGACGACGACGGCATCGACTACGACGCCGACGTGGTGCGCGATGGCACGTCAGACTCCTACAGCTACACCACCTCCGAGTATCACGACGAGAGTGGCGACGCCGTGGTGGAGAAATGGATGGTCGAGGGCATGGACCACGCATGGTCCGGCGGCGAGTCCGGTGGCGAGTTCACTGCGCCGGGCGGTCCCGACGCGAGCCAGATACTGTGGGAGTTCTTCGCGGACAAAAGCCGGGGGTGA
- a CDS encoding hemolysin family protein — MVDLAFSLGRVLLALVLVVLNGFFVATEFAFVRIRSTAVEGLVAKGKPGAKTLQTVMESLDDYLAVTQLGITISSLGLGWIGEPAVAALIEPFLGSILPQNLVHLVAFAAGFGFITFLHVVFGELAPKTIAIAQAERVSLLAAPPMKFFYYLFVPGIIVFNGTANAFTRLIGVPPVTESEESLEEEELLMVLGRSGKQGHIDKSEVEMIERVFDLDDITVREVMVPRPDVVSASADLPLSDLRRLIIGEGHTRYPVVETDDSDQVVGYVDVKDVLEASESTDGATESVTAGDLARDLTVVPETGRINDLLTEFQDEQGQMAAVIDEWGSFEGIVTVEDLVEVVVGDLRDDFDVDHREPTIERRSDGVFTVDGGVAVSDVNERLNADFEVSDFGTLGGLVLDRLGRAPEVGDRIKTDGYYLDVEEVEGARVSTVVVRERGDASRASQSRETRSEDEPKRADPSDDEPAR; from the coding sequence ATGGTAGACCTCGCGTTCTCGCTCGGGCGCGTCCTGCTCGCGCTCGTGCTAGTGGTGTTGAACGGCTTCTTCGTCGCCACGGAGTTCGCCTTCGTCCGAATCAGATCCACGGCCGTCGAGGGACTCGTCGCGAAGGGCAAACCGGGCGCGAAGACGTTGCAGACGGTGATGGAGAGCCTTGACGACTACCTCGCGGTGACACAGCTCGGCATCACGATTTCCTCGCTGGGTCTCGGGTGGATCGGAGAACCGGCGGTGGCGGCGCTCATCGAGCCGTTCCTCGGCTCCATCCTCCCGCAGAATCTCGTCCACCTCGTCGCGTTCGCCGCCGGGTTCGGCTTCATCACGTTCCTGCACGTCGTCTTCGGCGAACTCGCGCCGAAGACGATAGCCATCGCGCAGGCAGAACGCGTCTCGCTGCTGGCCGCACCGCCGATGAAGTTCTTCTACTACCTGTTCGTCCCCGGTATTATCGTGTTTAACGGCACGGCGAACGCCTTCACGCGACTTATCGGCGTCCCGCCGGTGACCGAGAGCGAGGAGAGCCTCGAAGAAGAAGAGCTTCTGATGGTACTGGGTCGCTCGGGCAAGCAGGGTCACATCGACAAGTCCGAGGTCGAGATGATAGAGCGCGTGTTCGACCTCGACGACATCACCGTCCGGGAAGTCATGGTGCCCCGCCCCGACGTGGTGAGTGCGTCCGCCGACCTCCCGCTGTCGGACCTCCGCCGACTGATAATCGGCGAGGGCCACACCCGCTACCCGGTCGTGGAGACCGACGACAGCGACCAAGTCGTCGGCTACGTTGACGTGAAAGACGTGCTAGAAGCGAGCGAGTCCACCGACGGAGCGACCGAATCCGTCACGGCCGGGGACCTCGCGCGCGACCTCACCGTCGTTCCGGAGACCGGCCGCATCAACGACCTCCTCACGGAGTTTCAGGACGAGCAGGGCCAGATGGCCGCAGTTATCGACGAGTGGGGGTCGTTCGAGGGCATCGTGACGGTCGAAGACCTCGTGGAAGTCGTCGTCGGCGACCTCCGAGACGACTTCGACGTGGACCACCGCGAACCCACCATCGAGCGACGGAGCGACGGTGTCTTCACCGTTGACGGTGGCGTCGCTGTCTCGGACGTTAACGAGCGACTGAACGCCGACTTCGAGGTGTCGGACTTCGGGACGCTCGGCGGTCTGGTGCTGGACCGTCTCGGACGCGCCCCGGAGGTCGGCGACCGCATCAAGACTGACGGCTACTACCTCGACGTTGAGGAGGTCGAGGGTGCTCGGGTCTCGACGGTCGTCGTTCGAGAGCGAGGCGACGCGAGCCGAGCGAGTCAATCCAGAGAGACGAGAAGCGAAGACGAACCCAAGCGAGCGGACCCCTCGGACGACGAACCAGCGAGGTGA
- a CDS encoding lipopolysaccharide biosynthesis protein, whose product MTSERTAPGDSTAESESSRSPTDESGASATTGREPVERRLEDALERVAHGASVSVPAILLQRGLTLAFTAVLTNGFSAGAYGVFALSRRLQRYLLRLTLGFRSGLSRFLPNADSDAERDVLATFAGLLLVGVATAFGTMLFVAAPLVTRVADEGAQFELFLRIFAAGLPASVWLFTVTEILRGLEAVGPLNLTLRVCFPTAQLAVGAVAAFVFRDLALAAAGVVFVMGLSGIGAAVWLVRERDFRPRIRGGDAARLRRKYLSFTLPLFVGGVATTTQRLGFYPLIAVFLSSVAGGVFAVGVLVGTLVRLPLMGINQFIPPVAAALHEEGHRDALGRLYHVTSRLVLVGVTGLAIPVIVYRETVMGLFGPTFVEYAPLLPGFVLAQYAACAAGSAGILLTMTDHQRALLVVNVVITAFLVVTAIPLTTRFGLPGLVGSYLLMLTINNGLEVAVLYYLEGLQPFTRLHAKPLIAGLPLALLALLVRFALPDVVALVVGTALGLFAYATSLRLLGFTAVERRLGATLVKRYRDELWDAVQ is encoded by the coding sequence GTGACCTCCGAACGGACTGCGCCGGGTGATTCGACCGCCGAGAGCGAGTCGAGTCGGTCGCCGACCGACGAGTCCGGCGCGAGCGCGACGACCGGTCGTGAACCCGTGGAACGTCGTCTCGAAGACGCGCTGGAGCGAGTTGCCCACGGCGCGAGCGTCTCCGTGCCAGCCATCCTCCTCCAACGCGGATTGACGCTTGCGTTCACCGCAGTCCTGACGAACGGCTTCTCCGCGGGCGCGTACGGGGTGTTCGCACTCTCCCGGCGGCTTCAGCGATATCTGCTCCGGCTCACACTCGGGTTCCGGAGCGGCCTAAGCCGATTCCTGCCGAACGCCGACTCGGACGCCGAGCGCGACGTGCTCGCCACGTTCGCGGGACTATTGCTCGTGGGCGTCGCCACCGCGTTCGGCACTATGCTGTTCGTTGCTGCACCGCTAGTGACGCGAGTCGCCGACGAAGGCGCGCAGTTCGAACTCTTCTTGCGCATCTTCGCGGCGGGTCTCCCGGCGAGCGTCTGGCTGTTCACCGTGACAGAGATTCTGCGTGGTCTCGAAGCGGTCGGGCCGCTGAATCTTACGCTCCGGGTCTGCTTCCCGACCGCGCAACTCGCAGTGGGCGCGGTCGCCGCCTTCGTCTTCCGCGACCTCGCGCTCGCGGCCGCGGGCGTCGTGTTCGTCATGGGATTGTCGGGCATCGGAGCGGCTGTCTGGCTCGTCCGCGAGCGCGACTTCCGACCCCGTATCCGGGGCGGGGACGCCGCGCGACTCCGGCGAAAATACCTCTCGTTTACACTCCCGCTGTTCGTCGGCGGGGTCGCCACGACGACCCAACGGCTCGGCTTCTACCCGCTCATTGCGGTGTTCCTCTCGAGCGTCGCGGGCGGCGTGTTCGCGGTCGGCGTCCTCGTCGGCACGCTGGTCCGTCTCCCGCTGATGGGTATCAACCAGTTCATCCCGCCAGTCGCCGCGGCGCTCCACGAAGAGGGCCACCGGGACGCGCTCGGCCGACTCTACCACGTCACGAGCCGACTGGTGCTGGTCGGCGTGACGGGATTGGCGATTCCCGTTATCGTCTATCGAGAGACGGTGATGGGCCTGTTCGGCCCGACATTCGTCGAGTACGCGCCGCTCTTGCCGGGGTTCGTCCTCGCGCAGTACGCCGCCTGCGCCGCGGGCAGCGCCGGCATCTTGCTGACGATGACCGACCACCAGCGGGCGCTCCTCGTCGTCAACGTCGTCATCACGGCGTTTCTGGTCGTGACGGCGATTCCGTTAACTACGAGGTTCGGACTGCCGGGGCTCGTCGGGAGCTATCTGCTAATGCTCACTATCAACAACGGTCTGGAGGTGGCGGTGCTGTATTACCTCGAAGGGTTACAACCGTTCACGCGCCTCCACGCGAAGCCATTGATCGCCGGACTTCCGTTGGCACTCCTCGCTCTTCTCGTCCGGTTCGCGCTCCCTGACGTCGTGGCGCTCGTCGTCGGGACCGCGCTCGGTCTTTTCGCGTACGCCACGTCGCTCCGACTGCTCGGCTTTACCGCCGTCGAGCGACGACTCGGCGCGACGCTGGTCAAGCGATACCGCGACGAGTTGTGGGACGCCGTTCAGTAA
- the aglM gene encoding UDP-glucose 6-dehydrogenase AglM encodes MQINIIGSGYVGTTVGACLADLGHEVTTIDIDEEVVAAINAGESPIHEPGLDDLLAEHVGGNLTATTSYDDLADAAVTFLAVQTPSRPDGSIDTGPLLSAARMAGEALQDTEDRHLVVVKSTVTPPNVRELREAVLDGAGDASDRVEVAANPEFQREGSAVEDFLDPQKIVFGTDSDWATERLRTVYAPLTEESDAQVVETDPETATMVKYANNVFLASKISLINELGNVCKEFGIDAYEVADAIGVDDRIGERFLRSGIGWGGSCFPKDTAALIDTARASGYEPELLEAVVSVNDGQPDRMVELLTDHVDVEGRPIAVLGLSFKPGTGDIRNSRAIPVIERLDALGTEVVAYDPVAIDNMRERFPEITYANDAEDALRDAHGALVVTDWDEFAVLDSEFDEMARPVVVDGRHVVERRDGLTYEGLTW; translated from the coding sequence GTGCAAATAAACATCATCGGCAGCGGCTACGTCGGAACGACGGTCGGGGCGTGCCTCGCGGACCTCGGGCACGAGGTGACGACCATCGACATCGACGAGGAAGTCGTCGCCGCCATCAACGCTGGCGAGTCGCCGATACACGAACCCGGACTCGACGATTTGCTTGCGGAACACGTCGGTGGAAACCTCACTGCGACCACTTCCTACGACGACCTCGCGGACGCGGCCGTCACCTTTCTCGCGGTGCAGACGCCTTCCCGGCCGGACGGGAGTATCGACACCGGGCCGCTCCTGAGCGCGGCCCGAATGGCGGGCGAGGCGTTGCAGGACACCGAGGACCGACACCTCGTCGTCGTCAAAAGCACTGTTACGCCGCCGAACGTCCGAGAGTTACGCGAGGCCGTCCTCGACGGTGCAGGCGACGCGAGCGATCGCGTCGAAGTGGCCGCCAATCCCGAATTCCAGCGCGAAGGTTCGGCGGTCGAGGACTTCCTCGACCCCCAAAAGATAGTCTTCGGGACCGACTCCGACTGGGCCACCGAGCGGTTGCGAACGGTGTACGCACCGCTAACCGAGGAGAGTGACGCGCAGGTCGTCGAGACGGACCCCGAAACGGCAACGATGGTGAAGTACGCCAACAACGTCTTCCTCGCGTCGAAGATTAGCCTGATAAACGAACTCGGGAACGTCTGCAAGGAGTTCGGCATCGACGCCTACGAAGTGGCCGACGCTATCGGGGTAGACGACCGTATCGGCGAACGTTTCCTCCGGTCGGGCATCGGTTGGGGTGGGTCGTGCTTCCCGAAAGACACCGCCGCGCTTATCGACACTGCGCGCGCGTCGGGGTACGAACCCGAACTGCTCGAAGCGGTCGTCTCGGTCAACGACGGCCAACCCGACCGGATGGTCGAACTGCTCACCGACCACGTTGACGTTGAGGGACGACCCATCGCCGTCCTCGGCTTGTCGTTCAAACCCGGCACCGGCGACATCCGGAACTCGCGGGCGATTCCGGTCATCGAACGACTCGACGCGCTCGGGACCGAAGTCGTCGCGTACGACCCGGTCGCCATCGACAACATGCGCGAACGGTTCCCGGAGATAACATACGCGAACGATGCCGAGGATGCACTCCGAGACGCACACGGCGCGCTCGTCGTCACCGACTGGGACGAGTTCGCAGTGCTTGACTCGGAGTTCGACGAGATGGCTCGCCCCGTCGTCGTGGACGGCCGTCACGTCGTGGAGCGACGTGACGGACTGACCTACGAAGGTCTCACTTGGTAA
- a CDS encoding DUF7344 domain-containing protein, producing MMDTDAPDVTDGRAGGNRGISPALDATLDLLSNQRRRYVLYCLRKQGGAMSVEKLAEQLTSWEGDDADGQRVRMDLYHSQLPRLDEAGAVEFDEDEGYVTLTETNEIPLAEYLDLAAAEENVA from the coding sequence ATGATGGATACGGATGCTCCGGACGTGACCGACGGACGCGCTGGGGGAAACCGTGGCATCTCTCCCGCCCTCGACGCCACGCTCGACCTCCTCTCGAATCAGCGGCGTCGTTACGTCCTCTACTGCCTCCGCAAACAGGGTGGTGCGATGTCGGTCGAAAAGCTGGCCGAACAGCTCACATCGTGGGAGGGTGACGACGCTGACGGCCAGCGCGTGCGCATGGACCTCTACCACAGTCAACTGCCGCGCTTGGACGAAGCGGGCGCGGTCGAGTTCGACGAAGACGAAGGGTACGTGACCCTCACAGAGACCAACGAGATTCCCCTCGCAGAGTATCTCGACCTCGCGGCCGCCGAGGAGAACGTCGCCTAA
- a CDS encoding PKD domain-containing protein has protein sequence MNLQRRTLLKSLGSAAGAVASFDGSALSDSDDSVASYDWEFGDDTAVTGETVSHSYDASGHYTATLTVTDPGRFFQSTDSC, from the coding sequence ATGAATCTGCAACGACGCACCCTGTTGAAGTCGCTCGGAAGCGCCGCCGGAGCGGTCGCCTCGTTCGATGGCTCGGCGTTGTCGGACTCGGACGACTCAGTCGCGTCCTACGACTGGGAGTTCGGCGACGACACCGCCGTGACTGGCGAGACTGTCAGCCACAGTTACGATGCCTCGGGCCACTACACCGCGACTCTGACGGTCACAGACCCCGGAAGGTTCTTCCAAAGTACCGATAGCTGTTGA
- a CDS encoding ABC transporter ATP-binding protein, whose protein sequence is MTIQQNREHLEDAADETSAETTRAPAGEDSPAIAVEGLRKRFGSGADAVTAVDDVSFTVERGSVVGLLGPNGAGKTTTIKLILGMVLPDEGSVRIHGTDVYANPRQAYAHIDAMLEGARNDYWRLTVRENLRYFATIGGIDPDSIADRHDRLLDKLDLADAADKPVRSLSRGMKQKVSLASVLASEADVVFLDEPTLGLDVESSLTLRRELRRIVAERNLTVVVSSHDMDVIEDICDRVVIMNEGRVIADDTVGSLLHGFDARGYRITSPDFDESLVADLRDRFEVSGLERIGDRTRVEVATDSDGFYALTAYLRSHGVTLDAVETVDWDLEDVFVELTGGDAR, encoded by the coding sequence ATGACGATTCAGCAGAATCGGGAGCATCTCGAAGACGCCGCGGACGAAACGTCCGCGGAGACAACGCGCGCTCCCGCGGGCGAGGACTCGCCCGCCATCGCCGTCGAGGGGCTTCGAAAGCGGTTCGGGAGCGGCGCGGACGCGGTTACTGCGGTCGATGACGTGTCGTTTACGGTCGAACGAGGGTCGGTCGTCGGCCTGCTCGGACCCAACGGCGCGGGGAAGACGACGACGATCAAGCTAATTCTGGGGATGGTCCTGCCCGACGAGGGGTCGGTCCGGATTCACGGTACCGACGTGTACGCGAACCCCCGGCAGGCCTACGCCCACATCGACGCGATGTTGGAGGGTGCCCGCAACGACTACTGGCGGTTGACCGTCCGGGAGAACCTGCGGTACTTTGCCACCATCGGGGGCATCGATCCCGACTCGATAGCCGACCGCCACGACCGACTGCTCGACAAACTCGACCTCGCGGACGCGGCCGACAAGCCCGTTCGAAGCCTCTCGCGGGGGATGAAACAGAAGGTCTCGCTGGCCAGTGTCCTCGCCAGCGAGGCGGACGTGGTGTTCCTCGACGAACCGACGCTCGGACTCGACGTGGAGAGTTCGCTGACGCTCCGCCGGGAACTCCGGCGCATCGTCGCGGAGCGCAACCTCACCGTCGTCGTGAGCAGTCACGACATGGACGTAATCGAGGACATCTGCGACCGCGTCGTCATCATGAACGAGGGGCGAGTCATCGCCGACGATACGGTCGGTAGCCTGCTCCACGGTTTCGACGCGCGCGGCTACCGAATTACCAGTCCCGACTTCGACGAGTCGCTGGTGGCGGACCTGCGCGACCGGTTCGAGGTGTCCGGCCTCGAACGCATCGGCGACCGTACTCGCGTCGAGGTGGCGACCGACAGCGACGGCTTCTACGCGCTGACGGCGTACCTCCGGAGCCACGGCGTGACTCTCGACGCGGTGGAGACGGTCGATTGGGACCTCGAAGACGTGTTCGTGGAGTTGACGGGTGGCGACGCGCGATGA